In the Corynebacterium kroppenstedtii genome, one interval contains:
- a CDS encoding dihydrolipoamide acetyltransferase family protein, with amino-acid sequence MATEVLMPKLGLTMTEGLVDEWYKNEGDAVKKGEALCSISSEKLSGDVEADDDGTLLKIVVAAGDSTAVKTPIAYVGAADETISAAATGPAGAEDVQRGDRVEGSRASGDSGDSGAGDANSPGEDDSEDGARRANRDTSGDGKRIFISKVAEKMAKKHGIDYSKVTGTGGHGRITKRDMKAYIESHPSGDADSQEPSDGAASAGASAAASASEAVAPVTAGEGLTGMRKIIAQNMMHSLHSTAQLTLHRKVNVTDLLATVSEIKGNLGPGDEAKALSMNVLLIKAVAIALQEHPSLNAHYDGHEYEQCDDVNIGVAVALDDGLAVPTVPNVIGQSLSQLKTVFHDRVDRARNGDIDTLAPGTFTITNLGTDGIEYFTPVLNVPEVAILGVGAQSTRLTLNSEGEIEEVVELPLSLTIDHQTVDGRTGAEFLSTLADVLAEPYRVLL; translated from the coding sequence ATGGCAACAGAAGTATTGATGCCTAAGCTCGGCCTTACCATGACGGAAGGCCTAGTTGACGAGTGGTATAAAAACGAAGGTGACGCCGTCAAGAAGGGCGAAGCTCTGTGCTCGATTAGCTCGGAGAAGCTGTCTGGAGATGTTGAAGCCGACGACGACGGCACGCTGCTGAAAATCGTCGTGGCGGCAGGGGATTCGACAGCGGTGAAAACGCCTATTGCCTATGTGGGCGCCGCTGATGAGACCATTTCTGCAGCAGCGACGGGCCCTGCTGGTGCGGAAGATGTTCAACGTGGCGATCGCGTTGAAGGGTCTCGCGCCTCTGGTGATTCTGGTGATTCTGGCGCTGGTGACGCTAACAGCCCCGGTGAGGATGACTCTGAGGATGGTGCTCGGCGGGCGAATCGCGACACGAGCGGCGATGGCAAGCGCATCTTTATCTCTAAAGTCGCAGAAAAGATGGCCAAAAAGCACGGCATTGACTATTCGAAAGTCACGGGCACGGGTGGTCACGGTCGGATCACGAAGCGTGATATGAAGGCCTATATAGAGTCTCACCCGTCGGGCGACGCGGACTCGCAGGAACCCTCCGATGGGGCGGCTTCAGCAGGCGCCTCGGCGGCTGCGTCGGCAAGTGAGGCAGTTGCCCCGGTGACGGCTGGTGAAGGCCTGACCGGTATGCGCAAGATTATTGCGCAGAATATGATGCATAGTTTGCATTCCACTGCGCAGTTGACATTGCACCGGAAGGTGAATGTGACCGATCTGCTTGCCACGGTGTCTGAGATCAAGGGCAACCTCGGCCCCGGCGATGAAGCCAAGGCACTCAGCATGAACGTGCTGCTCATTAAGGCAGTGGCTATCGCCTTGCAGGAGCACCCTTCGCTGAATGCCCACTACGATGGCCACGAGTACGAGCAGTGTGACGACGTGAACATCGGTGTGGCCGTGGCTTTGGATGATGGTTTGGCCGTACCGACGGTTCCCAACGTCATTGGCCAATCGTTATCGCAGTTGAAGACCGTGTTTCACGATCGTGTTGATCGCGCGCGGAACGGCGATATTGACACCCTTGCCCCCGGAACGTTCACCATTACGAACCTGGGGACCGACGGGATCGAGTATTTCACCCCGGTGCTTAACGTCCCAGAGGTCGCGATCCTGGGGGTTGGCGCGCAGAGCACACGGCTGACCTTAAACAGTGAGGGTGAGATTGAGGAAGTAGTCGAGTTGCCCTTGAGCTTGACTATTGACCACCAAACTGTCGACGGCCGTACCGGTGCGGAATTCCTCAGTACCTTGGCCGACGTGTTGGCGGAGCCCTATCGGGTCCTGCTGTAG
- a CDS encoding lipoyl protein ligase domain-containing protein, translated as MFTTTLWRLTSHDPLHNLAFERYLFSSLGKKEAAVVIWRNSPAVMVGRAQNPWYEANTEFLHSHHIPLFRRISGGGTVYHDLGNLNFTFMASKPYFSRDLPIMIARDALRSLGCDVYADPRRSLFLRHNGSAYKITGSAIRETLTHGLLHGTVLVHADLAVLNEALRAHDPHVHVNGIPSVPSPVTNLPKVTIDAVQATVHEHFAAHMKREGVVMYRTAHADDYAHQLRPHLDTQRSWEWNYGRTPHFSYRDGTVSAEIRHGIITDSSVASIVGKRYSPRLMAGPS; from the coding sequence ATGTTCACAACGACCCTATGGCGCCTCACCAGCCACGATCCACTCCATAACCTCGCTTTCGAACGCTATCTGTTCAGCTCGCTAGGGAAGAAAGAAGCGGCCGTCGTCATATGGCGTAATAGTCCCGCCGTCATGGTCGGCCGGGCACAAAACCCCTGGTACGAAGCAAATACCGAGTTCCTTCACAGCCACCACATCCCACTATTCCGACGGATCAGTGGCGGCGGAACCGTCTACCACGACCTAGGAAACCTGAACTTCACGTTCATGGCATCCAAACCGTACTTCTCGCGGGACCTCCCCATCATGATCGCACGCGACGCCCTACGGTCACTGGGCTGCGATGTGTATGCCGATCCCCGTCGGTCACTTTTTCTCCGGCACAACGGCAGCGCGTACAAGATCACGGGATCCGCGATTCGTGAAACTCTCACCCACGGTCTTCTCCACGGGACAGTCCTTGTCCACGCTGACCTCGCCGTGCTTAATGAAGCCCTCCGGGCCCATGACCCGCATGTGCACGTCAATGGGATACCGTCGGTCCCCTCCCCCGTCACCAATCTGCCCAAGGTGACTATCGACGCCGTGCAGGCAACGGTTCACGAGCATTTTGCCGCACACATGAAGCGCGAGGGCGTTGTCATGTACCGAACCGCCCATGCTGACGATTACGCGCACCAACTACGCCCCCACCTTGACACGCAACGCAGCTGGGAATGGAATTACGGCCGAACACCGCATTTCAGCTACCGCGATGGCACCGTCAGCGCTGAAATTCGCCACGGAATAATCACGGACAGCAGCGTCGCCAGCATCGTCGGCAAGCGGTACAGTCCACGCCTCATGGCTGGCCCCTCCTAG
- a CDS encoding DUF6506 family protein: MALKAAFMFVDTGADPDTNRSTVTTPGVELLTVAVNDYTQAEDVASKLADEGYVAIELCGGFGIEGVARVKKAVPDTVAVGVVRFDHHPGLGHKSGDELY, encoded by the coding sequence ATGGCTCTCAAAGCTGCATTTATGTTCGTCGACACCGGCGCCGACCCGGACACAAACCGGTCGACCGTCACAACTCCGGGCGTCGAACTCCTCACGGTAGCGGTCAACGATTACACCCAAGCTGAGGACGTCGCATCGAAACTCGCCGACGAAGGGTACGTCGCTATCGAGTTATGTGGCGGATTCGGCATCGAAGGCGTCGCGCGCGTCAAGAAGGCCGTTCCCGACACGGTGGCCGTCGGGGTTGTACGCTTCGATCACCACCCCGGCCTCGGACACAAGAGCGGGGACGAGCTTTACTAA
- a CDS encoding nucleoside hydrolase — MRRLVADVDTGIDDMLALIYLAARHRAGEIELAGVTTVAGNTTVDTVAVNTRWVLDLCGCSDIPVGVGPAAPVSIPLTTTPETHGDYGLGYARPPREVSERLSVDGGGSTSRILSTTDVWEAALQDGSADLVATGPLTSVAMNPELVSRFNSLTIMGGAVDYRGNTTPTAEWNFWVDPDAVAMTLREARQRGWDVTLCHLGVTETIMVTPDDVARWGLPGELGTLVKDALRFYFEFHDNEGIGYCAQVHDLLAVMVALDAVNYGTADKALVAVPDDRGAITTVGSDGDARGQATREDVAPDKCAMVHVLDSVDPDDVRAETERVFAILTPSR; from the coding sequence ATGCGCAGACTTGTAGCGGATGTTGATACGGGTATCGACGACATGCTCGCTCTGATCTACCTCGCGGCACGGCACCGTGCGGGGGAAATTGAGTTAGCGGGAGTAACCACCGTCGCGGGAAACACGACTGTCGATACTGTCGCGGTGAACACGCGTTGGGTGCTTGACCTGTGTGGATGCTCTGACATTCCCGTGGGGGTGGGGCCAGCCGCGCCGGTCTCGATCCCGTTGACCACGACTCCCGAAACTCACGGCGACTACGGTCTCGGATACGCCCGTCCGCCTCGTGAGGTGAGCGAGCGGCTGTCAGTGGATGGTGGCGGATCTACCTCCCGTATCTTGAGCACGACTGACGTGTGGGAAGCCGCTCTTCAGGACGGCTCAGCCGATCTCGTCGCGACGGGTCCGCTGACGTCGGTAGCGATGAATCCCGAGCTGGTATCGCGGTTTAATTCGCTGACGATCATGGGCGGCGCCGTCGATTATCGGGGAAATACGACCCCCACGGCGGAGTGGAATTTCTGGGTTGACCCCGACGCGGTGGCAATGACGTTGAGGGAAGCTCGGCAGCGCGGTTGGGATGTCACGCTGTGTCACTTGGGTGTGACGGAAACAATCATGGTCACGCCGGACGACGTCGCGCGGTGGGGTCTGCCGGGTGAGTTGGGCACGCTTGTTAAGGATGCACTGCGTTTTTACTTCGAGTTCCACGACAACGAGGGGATCGGTTATTGTGCCCAGGTCCATGACTTACTCGCCGTCATGGTGGCCCTTGATGCGGTCAACTATGGGACGGCTGATAAAGCGCTGGTCGCCGTGCCCGATGACCGGGGTGCGATAACGACGGTGGGGTCGGACGGTGATGCTCGGGGGCAGGCCACTCGGGAAGATGTGGCCCCGGACAAGTGCGCCATGGTCCACGTTCTCGATTCCGTCGATCCTGATGACGTGAGGGCCGAAACGGAACGCGTGTTCGCCATTCTCACCCCATCGCGCTAG
- the metE gene encoding 5-methyltetrahydropteroyltriglutamate--homocysteine S-methyltransferase: MTFTTLGVPRIGPRRELKRACEKYWKSGSAPNDRGAQEHASHLARTAWELTTTYTQNLASAGMESVPTLGRSYYDAVLDMSAYLGVLPARFNTIPDHTTTDHEPATSIHDRLPRDIDRRFATARGTSDLAPSAMTKWYDTNYHYIVPELTGDTQFDLTIDDFLADITELQSIANVRPVLVGPFTYLTLADQASDDDLDDLWEPLIDAYAEFITRLGTTGVEWVQLDEPQLTCDVTDTDINRVHSAYTKLAEAAGKADVKLLAATYFGPGDHALAALNGTGVNGIAVDLIPSQQTTTRSGTHGTTPHDDVVPSWLDAWTGDETLVAGIVNGRNVWRTDIDQSLRALKKLAERGPVVASTSCSLLHVPYRLGRNADGTDDHEGSSEPGLPVDVRNRLAFGEEKIQELAVLHRALASASTPDDEHYIAASSTALSEGLPTNDSVQRRLSSITDDDRHRVPFSDRTGPSLPILPTTTIGSFPQTSTIRRARKDKRDGTITQDEYTARMEDEVRSTIKAQEELGLDVLVHGEPERNDMVQYFSEQLEGYCSTTNGWVQSYGSRCVRPPIVTGDVSRPSPLTTHWYRVVQDATDKPVKGMLTGPVTMLAWSFVREDQPMSVTADQVALALRDEIDDLIQAGARIIQVDEPAIRELLPLRKADHEAYTAWATQAFRLATSSAGPDIHIHTHMCYSQFNELIDTIIDLDADVTTIESARNGMKVLTALRDAGFSLGIGPGVWDIHSPRVPSVEEITTLIRDAIDAVGVEPLWVNPDCGLKTRAWPETTASLRNMVDATRSIREQLGD, encoded by the coding sequence ATGACATTCACGACACTTGGCGTGCCACGTATCGGCCCACGCCGCGAACTCAAACGCGCTTGCGAAAAATACTGGAAATCAGGTTCTGCACCTAACGACCGCGGGGCCCAAGAACATGCTTCCCACCTAGCCCGTACCGCGTGGGAACTCACGACGACCTACACACAGAATCTCGCCTCAGCCGGCATGGAATCCGTCCCCACCCTGGGACGCAGCTACTACGACGCCGTGCTCGACATGAGCGCCTACCTCGGCGTCCTTCCTGCACGATTCAACACAATCCCGGATCACACAACCACCGACCACGAGCCAGCAACGTCAATACATGATCGACTACCACGCGATATCGATCGTCGCTTCGCCACCGCCCGCGGGACGTCGGATCTTGCTCCGTCGGCCATGACCAAGTGGTATGACACCAACTACCACTACATCGTCCCCGAGCTCACCGGCGACACACAGTTTGATCTGACTATCGACGACTTTCTTGCCGACATCACCGAACTACAGAGCATTGCAAATGTGCGGCCTGTATTAGTAGGTCCGTTCACTTACCTGACCTTGGCTGACCAAGCATCCGACGATGACCTCGATGACCTGTGGGAACCGCTGATCGATGCCTATGCAGAATTCATCACGCGCTTAGGTACCACCGGAGTGGAATGGGTGCAGCTGGACGAGCCTCAATTGACCTGCGACGTCACCGACACCGATATCAATCGCGTGCATTCCGCCTACACAAAGCTCGCCGAAGCAGCCGGAAAAGCCGACGTCAAACTACTAGCCGCCACGTACTTTGGCCCTGGCGATCATGCTCTTGCTGCACTGAACGGGACCGGCGTCAACGGCATCGCTGTCGACCTCATACCGAGTCAACAAACCACCACCCGAAGTGGCACCCACGGCACCACCCCCCACGACGACGTCGTTCCATCGTGGCTCGACGCATGGACGGGCGATGAGACACTCGTCGCGGGAATTGTCAACGGCCGCAACGTTTGGCGCACCGATATCGACCAATCATTGCGCGCGCTCAAAAAACTAGCCGAGCGTGGTCCGGTGGTGGCCTCAACATCGTGTTCCCTCCTCCATGTCCCGTATCGCTTGGGGCGCAACGCCGACGGCACCGACGACCACGAGGGCAGCTCCGAACCGGGACTGCCCGTCGATGTCCGCAATCGATTAGCGTTCGGCGAGGAGAAAATACAAGAACTAGCGGTCCTCCACCGCGCTCTAGCGTCGGCAAGTACCCCGGACGACGAGCACTACATTGCCGCCTCGAGCACAGCATTATCCGAGGGTCTGCCCACTAATGACAGTGTTCAACGGCGACTGAGCTCGATCACCGACGACGACCGACACCGCGTTCCGTTCAGCGACCGAACAGGCCCGTCGCTACCCATCCTTCCCACCACGACGATCGGCTCATTCCCGCAAACATCCACCATCCGGCGAGCGCGGAAAGATAAACGCGACGGCACCATTACCCAGGACGAATACACCGCACGGATGGAAGACGAAGTGCGGTCCACCATCAAGGCCCAGGAAGAACTCGGCCTCGATGTTCTCGTTCACGGCGAGCCTGAACGAAATGACATGGTGCAGTACTTCTCTGAACAACTGGAGGGCTACTGCTCCACGACGAATGGCTGGGTCCAGTCCTACGGATCGAGGTGCGTCCGCCCACCCATTGTGACCGGCGACGTGTCCCGGCCGTCACCACTAACGACGCATTGGTATCGCGTTGTCCAGGACGCCACCGACAAACCGGTGAAAGGCATGCTCACGGGGCCGGTAACGATGCTTGCGTGGTCGTTCGTTCGTGAAGATCAACCCATGTCGGTTACTGCCGACCAGGTGGCGTTAGCGCTGCGGGATGAGATCGATGATCTTATTCAGGCTGGAGCGCGCATTATTCAGGTCGACGAACCTGCCATTCGTGAACTCCTCCCCCTCCGCAAAGCTGACCATGAGGCCTATACGGCGTGGGCGACCCAGGCCTTCCGATTGGCTACGTCGAGTGCTGGCCCGGATATCCACATCCATACTCATATGTGTTACTCACAATTCAATGAGCTCATCGATACGATTATCGACTTGGATGCCGACGTCACCACCATCGAATCGGCCCGCAACGGCATGAAGGTACTCACAGCTCTCCGCGACGCCGGGTTCTCCCTCGGCATTGGCCCCGGCGTGTGGGATATTCACTCACCGCGGGTGCCGTCAGTCGAGGAAATCACGACACTTATTCGCGACGCTATCGATGCCGTCGGGGTCGAACCTTTGTGGGTCAATCCCGACTGTGGGCTGAAGACGCGGGCCTGGCCGGAGACGACTGCGTCGCTGCGCAACATGGTTGACGCTACCCGGAGTATTCGGGAGCAATTAGGTGACTGA
- a CDS encoding ECF transporter S component — MAGTWLTLVLMQPDDPWESLADGKGSIIALAGFGVSALIALIGIVPKLPPRSLALLPAALVINIVVGQVIGTMPLPVPLYLDSIGTVLIAALAGPQAGMATGVLSALIWGTFNPTVVPFAADYAMIGLLAGLVPWTKRWVPPIAGVFVGLLSAFMAAPVASFIFGGTAGTGTGLLVTAYRGLGFSPMTAVYLQSLTSDPIDKVIVFTLVAAIIAALPLRTIRSFSTKKS; from the coding sequence ATGGCGGGCACCTGGTTGACGCTGGTTCTGATGCAGCCGGACGATCCCTGGGAGTCGCTTGCTGATGGTAAGGGGTCGATCATCGCGCTGGCTGGTTTCGGTGTGAGTGCGCTGATCGCGCTGATCGGGATTGTGCCCAAGTTGCCGCCGCGGTCGCTGGCCCTGCTGCCTGCGGCGTTGGTCATCAACATTGTGGTCGGGCAGGTGATCGGGACGATGCCGTTGCCGGTTCCCCTATATCTGGATTCCATTGGGACTGTGCTGATCGCCGCTCTCGCCGGTCCGCAGGCAGGTATGGCGACGGGGGTGCTGTCGGCCCTGATTTGGGGAACGTTCAACCCGACCGTCGTTCCATTCGCGGCGGATTACGCCATGATCGGTTTACTCGCGGGGCTGGTGCCGTGGACGAAACGATGGGTTCCGCCGATTGCTGGTGTGTTCGTTGGTTTATTGTCAGCATTTATGGCTGCGCCGGTGGCGTCGTTCATTTTCGGCGGAACGGCTGGCACGGGCACGGGCCTGTTGGTGACGGCGTATCGCGGGCTTGGTTTCAGCCCGATGACGGCAGTTTATTTGCAGTCACTGACGTCGGATCCGATCGACAAGGTGATCGTGTTTACGCTGGTGGCGGCGATTATTGCGGCTCTTCCGCTTCGAACCATTCGCTCATTTTCGACTAAGAAGTCGTAG
- a CDS encoding energy-coupling factor transporter transmembrane component T family protein, with translation MTAACLMVSVTVLNAPWASAIGVAVAVVASLIIRNKAATLAAVTIIIPACVSFSLMYGLFGSWSTAAALSLRFAAVVGCGVMFGSLVNPDALMRALQTWLPAPIVYVVGSVVRLIPLATSRMRTIQQIQRSRGVKPQRRKLVIPLVVGLVTDAAQRSRPLSRTGIAQPGQRTVLYPVRDRAWERVVRYGMVALMCAACVWGVAG, from the coding sequence GTGACTGCCGCGTGCCTAATGGTAAGCGTCACGGTGCTCAACGCGCCGTGGGCGTCGGCTATCGGCGTAGCTGTTGCCGTGGTGGCGTCGCTAATTATTCGGAATAAGGCAGCGACCTTAGCCGCCGTAACCATCATCATCCCAGCGTGTGTGTCATTTTCTCTGATGTACGGCCTTTTTGGTTCATGGTCGACGGCCGCCGCGCTGAGCCTGCGCTTCGCCGCGGTGGTGGGCTGCGGCGTGATGTTCGGTTCGCTAGTCAATCCGGATGCGCTCATGCGCGCCCTGCAAACGTGGCTGCCGGCGCCGATCGTGTATGTGGTGGGCTCGGTCGTTCGGCTGATCCCGTTGGCGACGTCGCGAATGAGAACCATCCAACAGATTCAGCGCTCGCGGGGCGTGAAGCCGCAACGGAGGAAGCTGGTCATTCCGCTGGTTGTTGGCCTGGTGACGGATGCGGCGCAGCGCTCCCGGCCGTTATCGCGAACGGGAATTGCCCAGCCAGGGCAGAGGACCGTGCTGTACCCCGTCCGAGATCGCGCGTGGGAGCGTGTGGTCCGTTACGGGATGGTCGCGTTGATGTGCGCGGCCTGTGTGTGGGGAGTCGCGGGGTAG
- a CDS encoding ATP-binding cassette domain-containing protein produces the protein MKKFVCAPSGSGMSEEAWALAEESGAAWVGNDAAAHITLLRSTVEQELAFGMEQMGVPVADMRARIQDVAGQWGLTTLLQRDPSKLSTGQTRRVAIASALLRNPDNLVLDCPLDGCDMDATRALVQVVDSFPGDVTIFDRTWNHLADLCDVESRYPEGVGLNPVAGADYDSPVELGQTSDDEALPASSLALMINDLVVERHAFTLGPLSAGFPRGITHIAGPNGTGKTTLLLALADLIEHSGGSQQVIGADDAGSIQPLRYGWAPTSMDTSFSAKTVRDEIAIGSTLRNADALIEYCGLEDVSGVHPLDVASSARRIVSVACALARGPEFLFLDEPTVGLDVYGYRTVERIMRGFVAGEIHDLLHARGGQTLGEPKSVVWTCHNGPYSELSDYRLVL, from the coding sequence ATGAAGAAGTTTGTGTGCGCCCCGAGCGGTTCGGGAATGAGCGAAGAGGCGTGGGCCCTCGCGGAGGAGTCAGGTGCCGCGTGGGTGGGTAATGATGCGGCGGCCCACATTACGTTGCTGCGGAGCACGGTGGAGCAAGAGCTTGCGTTTGGCATGGAGCAGATGGGCGTCCCCGTGGCGGACATGCGCGCGCGGATCCAGGATGTTGCTGGTCAATGGGGCTTGACGACGCTCCTTCAGCGCGACCCGTCGAAATTGTCGACGGGACAGACGCGCCGGGTGGCGATCGCGTCCGCCCTTCTACGCAATCCTGACAATCTGGTGCTGGACTGCCCGCTGGATGGGTGTGACATGGATGCGACGCGAGCTTTGGTGCAGGTCGTGGACAGTTTTCCGGGCGACGTCACGATTTTTGATCGGACGTGGAACCACTTAGCTGATCTGTGCGACGTTGAATCGCGTTACCCCGAGGGCGTTGGGCTGAATCCTGTTGCGGGGGCGGACTATGACTCGCCGGTCGAGTTGGGTCAAACTTCCGACGACGAAGCTCTCCCTGCTTCCTCGCTTGCCCTGATGATCAACGACCTCGTGGTCGAACGCCATGCTTTTACGTTGGGGCCTTTGTCGGCGGGCTTTCCGCGGGGGATTACCCACATCGCGGGACCGAACGGCACGGGAAAGACCACGCTCCTTCTTGCTTTGGCGGATTTGATTGAGCATAGTGGCGGATCGCAGCAGGTGATCGGGGCGGATGATGCTGGGTCGATCCAACCCCTCCGCTACGGTTGGGCCCCGACGTCAATGGACACGTCGTTTTCGGCGAAGACGGTGAGGGATGAGATCGCGATTGGCTCCACTCTCCGCAACGCGGACGCGCTGATTGAGTATTGCGGGCTGGAGGATGTCTCGGGCGTCCACCCCTTAGACGTAGCCTCGTCGGCAAGAAGGATTGTGTCGGTGGCCTGCGCATTGGCTCGCGGCCCGGAGTTCCTTTTCTTGGACGAGCCCACGGTTGGCCTGGATGTTTATGGGTATCGCACCGTGGAGCGCATCATGCGAGGTTTTGTCGCCGGCGAAATCCATGATCTGCTCCATGCTCGCGGCGGGCAGACGCTCGGCGAACCCAAATCGGTGGTGTGGACGTGCCACAATGGGCCGTATTCCGAGCTTTCGGACTATCGGCTGGTACTCTGA
- the purT gene encoding formate-dependent phosphoribosylglycinamide formyltransferase, giving the protein MYTPDAIGTPLSPSATKVILLGSGELGKEVAIAFQRLGVEVHAVDRYDGAPAHHVAQFHYVIDMTDPDAIKNLVDDVQPDFIVPEIEAIATGALRDLESDYTVIPTAEATRVTMNREEVRRVAGEDLGLPTSGYAFASTRDEFDDAVEAMGFPCVVKPVMSSSGKGQSVLNGPDDLDEAWDYAMSGARVNQARVIVEQFVDFDYEITLLTVRAVDPSTGKVATWFCEPVGHRQHSGDYVESWQPAPMSDAAAENARSIAARVTNALGGRGVFGVELFVKGDDVYFSEVSPRPHDTGMVTMGTQRLSEFELHARAILGLPVDVTLVSPGASAVIYGGVRGEGVAFSGVKEALAVPETDLRLFGKPEAFPHRRMGVVVATAEDIEAARSRATQAASLVHPFVPDTGDGWHEDEFGVRVPIE; this is encoded by the coding sequence GTGTACACACCAGATGCAATCGGAACGCCCTTATCCCCTAGCGCAACCAAGGTTATTTTGCTTGGTTCAGGGGAGCTGGGCAAAGAGGTCGCAATAGCTTTCCAGCGTTTGGGGGTGGAAGTTCACGCGGTCGATCGGTATGACGGGGCGCCTGCTCATCACGTGGCGCAGTTTCATTATGTCATTGACATGACGGATCCGGATGCGATTAAGAACCTTGTCGACGACGTTCAGCCGGATTTTATTGTGCCGGAGATTGAGGCTATCGCCACCGGCGCGTTGCGTGATTTGGAGTCGGATTACACGGTGATTCCCACCGCGGAGGCCACACGCGTCACGATGAATCGCGAGGAAGTTCGTCGTGTGGCTGGGGAAGACCTCGGCTTGCCGACGAGTGGTTATGCATTTGCGTCGACGCGTGATGAATTCGATGACGCTGTGGAGGCCATGGGTTTCCCGTGTGTGGTGAAGCCGGTGATGAGTTCCTCCGGCAAGGGGCAGAGTGTGCTCAACGGGCCTGATGACCTTGACGAGGCCTGGGATTACGCGATGAGTGGTGCCCGGGTGAACCAGGCTCGCGTGATCGTCGAGCAGTTCGTTGATTTCGATTATGAGATCACGTTGTTGACGGTACGCGCAGTGGATCCTTCGACAGGGAAGGTCGCTACCTGGTTCTGTGAGCCGGTGGGGCATCGTCAGCATTCGGGTGATTATGTGGAGTCGTGGCAGCCAGCGCCGATGAGTGACGCAGCGGCGGAAAATGCTCGATCAATAGCGGCGCGTGTGACTAATGCCTTGGGTGGACGCGGCGTTTTCGGCGTTGAGCTGTTTGTCAAGGGCGATGACGTGTATTTCTCCGAAGTCAGTCCGCGTCCGCATGATACGGGCATGGTGACGATGGGAACTCAGCGTCTTTCGGAGTTCGAGCTGCATGCTCGGGCGATTTTGGGATTGCCTGTGGATGTGACGCTGGTATCGCCGGGGGCGTCTGCCGTGATTTATGGTGGCGTAAGGGGTGAAGGTGTGGCCTTTTCGGGTGTGAAGGAGGCCCTGGCTGTACCGGAGACTGATTTGCGCCTCTTTGGCAAGCCCGAGGCATTTCCTCATCGTCGGATGGGGGTTGTTGTAGCCACGGCGGAGGACATTGAAGCGGCACGGTCACGGGCGACGCAGGCGGCGTCTTTGGTGCATCCTTTCGTTCCAGATACGGGAGACGGATGGCACGAAGATGAGTTCGGCGTCCGAGTGCCAATCGAGTAA
- a CDS encoding 3-oxoacyl-ACP reductase — protein sequence MTSPSFPSRTNHPISEQVVLVTGGARGLGRAITEAFLREGARVVVNYFSSETAAHGIKAAHPHRALAVHGDVRKRSDMDSIFTAARQTFGEPITTVVNNALTNFSFNGDARPHADHIDYEAFQSQFSSAVQGALNAIQAALPSFTEARYGRVINIGTNLFQDPVVPYHDYTAAKAALLSLTRTFSTDLGPKGITVNMVSGGLLRTTDASAATPDDVFDAIAANTPLRSVTTPEELADAVLFFASPWARAITGQNLVVDGGLVKN from the coding sequence ATGACATCCCCCTCATTCCCCAGCCGAACCAACCATCCCATCTCTGAGCAGGTCGTTTTGGTCACCGGCGGTGCCCGCGGACTCGGACGAGCAATTACCGAAGCATTCCTCCGCGAGGGTGCGCGCGTCGTCGTTAATTATTTTTCCAGCGAAACAGCTGCACATGGCATCAAAGCAGCTCATCCCCATCGCGCGCTAGCAGTACACGGCGATGTGCGTAAAAGAAGTGACATGGACAGCATTTTCACCGCAGCGCGCCAGACATTCGGAGAACCAATCACCACTGTGGTTAATAATGCGCTCACGAATTTTTCGTTCAATGGGGATGCCCGCCCACACGCCGACCATATTGATTACGAAGCATTCCAATCTCAATTTTCCAGTGCAGTTCAGGGAGCTCTCAACGCCATCCAAGCAGCGCTTCCCAGTTTCACAGAGGCCCGCTACGGGCGCGTCATCAACATAGGAACTAATCTATTTCAGGACCCCGTCGTGCCCTATCACGATTACACAGCCGCAAAGGCTGCTTTACTGTCACTCACTCGAACGTTCTCGACCGACCTCGGCCCCAAAGGCATCACGGTCAACATGGTTAGTGGCGGTCTTCTGAGAACCACCGACGCCAGCGCAGCCACCCCCGATGATGTCTTCGACGCTATCGCAGCAAACACCCCGCTACGCTCCGTCACCACACCCGAGGAACTTGCCGACGCCGTCCTCTTCTTCGCCTCACCGTGGGCGCGGGCCATCACGGGGCAAAACCTTGTCGTCGACGGCGGACTAGTCAAAAACTAG